The following DNA comes from Phytohabitans rumicis.
GCGCCGCGAACTGCAGCAGGTTGCCCTGCGGGGCGTACCGTGGCCAGGCCGGCGCGTACCGCACGTCCGGGTTACCGTCCTGGGCGAAGCTGCCCCAGTAGCTGATCATCTGGTTGGACAGGTCGACCTGCGCCGTGCTGAACGGCAGCGCGGTGCCGAGGTAGTCCCACAGGTAGCCGAGGTCGTTGACGTGCGTGGCGCCGAACGGGTAGTCGGTGTGCAGGCGCCAGATCGAGGTGAACGGCGGGCCGTCCTTCTCCGCGAACTCGTACGCGTACGTGCGGGTGTCCCGCGCCAGCCGGTCCCGCAGGGTCTGGTCGCGGCAGGCGCGCTGGTCGCTCTGGATCGTGCCCCAGGCAACCGTCGGGGACTTGTAGTTCGCCGCCGGGTAGAGGGCCCGGATCTGGGCGGCGCCGTTCGGGTACGCGCCGGCGATCAGCGCGTCGAGTTGGGCCGGCGTGACCGGGTTGCCCCGGTAGTCGTACTGGCCGAAGACGCTCTGCTGCGACTCGTCGGAGGTGCCGCCGACGAGCACCGGGAGGTTGGTCAGCTTGCCGGCCTTGAGCAGGTCCAGCGGGTCGGTCGGCAGCACCTTTGTGCCCACGACGGAGACCGACTGGGCGACCTTGCCCTGGGTGGCGAGCACGTCCGCCGGGCTCTTCGCGCGCAGGCAGCTCACCTGGCCGGCGCCGGTCGGACAGCCCAACTCGGCCGCGAACCGGTCACCGCTCACCGTGGCCTCGGCGCGGGTCCGCCCCGGCGCGTTGCACCCTCCACTCTGGAGGATGACGCGGTCGAAGAGGCCGGCCGCGGAGGGGGAGGCGAGCTGCGTACAGGTGTTGCGCGCGCCCGCGGACTGGCCGGCCAGCGTGACGTTGTCCGGGTTGCCGCCGAAGGCGCGGATGTTCTTCTGCACCCAGCGCAGCGCCGCCTGCTGGTCGAGCAGGCCGAAGTTGCCGGCGGAGCCGTCCGTGTTCTCGCTGTCCAGCCCCTGGGTGTAGAGCCAGCCCATGGCCCCGAGCCGGTAGTTGATGGTGACGTAGACGACGTCCTGCCGGGTCACGAACTTGTCCGGGTTGGTGTCCCGGCCAGCCCCGCCGGTGTTGCCGCCGCCGTGGTTCCACACGAAGACCGGCAGGTTCTTCTTCGACGTGTCGGTCGGCCGGTAGACGTTGAGGTAGAGGCAGTCCTCGGTGAGCGTGGGCTTGTCGTAGCCGGGATCCCAGCCGGTGCCCTGCACGCAGGACCCGCCGAACTGCGTCGCGTCGCGCACGCCCTTCCACTGCGCGGCCGGCTTGGGTGCCTTCCAGCGCAGGGCGCCGACCGGCGGCGCGGCGTACGGGATGCCCTTGTAGACGGTCACCAACGACTTGGCCTCACCGCGGACCGCGCCCTTGTCGGTGTGGACGACGGGGTACTGGCCGGGGTAGGCGGGGTCGGGTCCGCCTCCGAGGTTGCCCATGGCGGGCAGGGCGGTCGCGACCACCGCCGCAGCCGACGCCACGGCTATCAACACTTTTCGCATCTGGTTCGTACCTCCGGTTATGCGGGCACGGCAGGTCCCGGCGTGCACCGGACCTGGTGCCGCTCGTGGGTGCGAGGCATTGAACGGGGAGTGCTGGCCAGGCGACGTTCAGGCGGGTACGCCGGACGGGAAGCCGGCGTGGAACGGTCGCGGCGCTGGCGCCTTCACCGGCCGGCCGAGGTCGGGAAGGCTTTGTTGTGTGCCAGAACATATCCCGTGGGCGGGGATCCGCGCAATGGCTACGGCCGATCCGTCCGGGCCAGGGCGACCGCGCCCAGCAGCTCGGCCCGATCGCCCAGCTCGCCGGGGAGCACCCGCACCGTGTCCGCCAGCACGCCCGGGGTGTGGCGGTCGATCATCTCGCGCACGCCGGCGACGAACGGCTCGGCCGCCGCGCCGAGCATGCCGTCCACGATGAACGCGTCCGGGCTGAGCAGCACGCACATGTCCGCGAGTACGCGCCCGACGCGCCGGCCGGCGTCCGCCATGATGCGCCGGGTGCCCCGCTCGCCCGCCGCGGCGAGCCGCCCGATGTCGGCGACGGTCAGCGGCGTCGGGTATGCCGGCCGGAACGGCGGGACGAAGCCGCCGTACGTGGTGGCCAGGCACCCGCGGCTGCCGCAGACGCACCACGGGCCGTCGTCGAGGACCTGCACGTGCGCCAGCTCGCCGGCCATGCCGCGGGCTCCCCGGTGCAGCCGGCCGCCCAGGATCAGCCCGGCGCCGACGCCCTCGACCACCTTGACGTACACGAAGCTGTCCACGCCGCGCCCGGCCCCGAAGGCGGCCTCGCCGAGCGCGGCCAGGTTCGCGTAGTTCTCGGCCACCGCGGGCACGCCCAGGCGCGCGCCGACGGCCGGCGCCGGATCGGACCGCAGCCACCCGAAGACCTCCGCCAGTCCGGGTACGGCCTCGCGCGCCGTCTCGGGGATCCGGCCGAGCGTGGGCCCGACCCCGCGTTCGTACGCCGCCGGCACGCCGACGACCGCGCGGCTCGCCTGGTCGGGGCGCAGCCCGGCCTCGGCCAGCGCGTCGGTGAGCAGGTCGACCCCGCGGCCGATCACCCGCTCCTCGTCGCGGTCGCCCGCCAGCGCGTCCTGGCGGTGGGCCAGCACCGTGCCGTCCCAGCCGACCGCCGCGGCCCGGATCGTCGTGTGGCTCAGCGCGAGGACGGCGACCGGCCCGCTAGGAGTGGCGAGCGCGAGCGCACCCGCCGGCCGGCCGCGACCCGCGCGCGGCGCCGGCGGCCGCTGCGTCACCGCGCCGCGCCGCAGCAGCCGGTCGACGATCCCGCCGACCGTGGTCTTCGGCAGGCCGGTCCGCGCGCTCAGCTCCGCCCGGCTGGCCACGCCACCCCCGGCGAGGGCGTCGAGGACAAGCCGTTCGTTGGCGCTGAGATCCATCGGCCCAGCGTAACGCTATTAGAACGAAAACGGTTCTATTACAGGGGTGTTGACGGGGCATTCCGGCACGGATAGCGTCGTCCGCGGCTCGAATTTGAACGGGATGAGCCGAAAAGGTGTGTCCGGTTGGCCGAGCCGGTGCGCCATCCGGTCCTCGGACCCGGGGCCAGGCCAGTCGCGGGTCGAGAGTGCCGGCCGGCCGCGGGACCGCGGTCAGCTGCGGTGGAACTCAGGCGAGTACGCAGCCGGCCGCCCCCGCGTCCGCGCACTTCCCGCCGTTCCCGCGCTCCCGGCCTCGCCGCGCGCCGCCGCCCTCACGCGCTCCCCACGCGCTGCTCCCGCTCCCCGGGCACCGCGCCGGCGCGTACCCGATCAAGGCTTTCCCCGTCGATCAAGGGCGAACGGCCGCGCTTTGATCTCCAATCCACGACCATATGCCCTTGATCGACGCGGAAAGCCTTGATCGACGGGGCGCGAGGGCCTTGATCGGCGAACGGCCGTGGTGGCGGAGAGCGCTATGGCAACGTGTCTGTAACAAGCTCTTGACAGTGGTATGTGACTACGTAGACAGTGAGAGGCGACACAGCCATGACTACGTAGTCAGGAGCCTCGCCATGCCCGAGTCGCCGCCTCGCCGCCCACCGGGGAGCACCGATGTGGCGCGCCTGGCGGGCGTCTCGCAGAAGACCGTCTCCCGCGTCATGAACGGCGAGCGTTACGTCAGCGTCGACGTACGGGACCGGGTGCTGGCGGCGGCGCGCGAGCTCGGATACCGGCGCAACACCGCGGCCCGCGCGCTCAACCTGGGCAAGTTCCACCGGATCGGCGTGGTGACGCTGGGCAGCGCGCTCTACGGCCCGGCGCAGACGCTGGTGGCGCTGGAGCGGGCTGTGCGCGGCGTCGGCTACTCGCTGAGCCTGGTCACCATCCTGGAAGGCCAGGCCGGCATCACGCAGGCCATGGAGGCGCTGCTCGACCAAGGCGTCGACGGGATCATCCTGTCGGACCCGGTCGACGAGGGCGAGGGCGTCCGGCTGGAGCTGGACGTGCCGGTGGTCAGCCTCGGCCCGATGCCGGGGCTGGCCGGGCCGAACGTGCTGGTCCTCGACGACGAGGGCGTCGTGGCGGGCCGCGTCGCCACCGAGCACCTGCTCGGGCTCGGGCACGCCACGGTGTGGCACGTGGCCGGGCCGAGCCGGTGGTTCTCGGCCCGGGATCGGGTGCGCGGTTGGCGGCAGGCGCTCGCCGCCGCCGGCGTACCCGAACCGCCGGTCATCGAGGGCGACTGGTCGCCCACGTCCGGCTATGCCGCGGGCCGGCAGTTGGCGCGGGTGGCCGACCTGACCGCGGTGTTCGTGGCCAACGACGAGATGGCCGTCGGCGTCATGCGCGCGTTCGCCGAGGCCGGCCGCCGCGTGCCGGACGACGTGAGCGTCGTCGGCATCGACGACATCCCCATATCGGCGTACCTGTCGCCGCCGCTGACGACCGTCCGGCAGGAGTTCGACGTCATGGCCGCGCACGGCCTGGAACTCCTGGTGGAGCGCATCGAGGACACGAGCCCACCGACGCCACACGACGAACCACCGGTGCACCTGGTCGTCCGCGAGTCGACCGCACCACCCCACTAGGTAAGGAGTACCGCCATGACACTACGACGATCCGCGATGCGGTGGTTGGCGTTCGGGGTCGCCACCACGCTGACGCTCGCGGCCTGCGGCGGGGGTGATGACGGCGGCTCGGGCCAGACCACGGCCAGCGTGAGCCAGGCCGACATCGACAAGGCGATGCAGACGCCGACCGAGCTGACGTTCTGGACATGGGTGCCGCAGATCGAGAAGGAGGTCGCCCTCTTCGAGAAGAAGTACCCGGCCATCAAGGTCAATGTGGTGAACGCCGGCCAGGGCGAGCCGCAGTACACCAAGCTGCGCACGGCGTTGAAGGCCGGCAGCGGCGCGCCCGACGTGGTGCAGATCGAATTCCAGTACATCCCCACCTTCACGATCACCGACAGCCTGCTGGACCTGCGGCCGTACGGCGCGGAGGCGCTGAAGAGCCAGTTCGTCGACTGGACCTGGCAGCAGGTGACCGGGCGCAACGGCGAGGTGTGGGCCATCCCGCAGGACACCGGCCCGATGGGCATGCTCTACCGGCAGGACATCTTCGACAAGTACGGCATCCAGCCGCCCAAGACGTGGGACGAGTTCGCCGCGGCCGCGCGCAAGCTGCACGCCGCCGACCCGGACGTCTACATCACCAACCTGGCCTCCAACCAGAACGGCGTCTGGATGGGCCTGCTCTGGCAGGCCGGCGCCAAGCCGTTCACCAGCTCGGCCCCCGACCAGATCAGCGTGAACGTCAACGACGCGACCTCCAAGAAGCTGGCCGACTACTGGAGCGGGCTGGCCAAGGAGGGCGTCGTCTCGACCGACCCGGACTTCACCGACCAGTGGTACCAGGCCCTCAACCGGGGCAAGTACGCCACCTGGCTGACTGCCGCGTGGGGCCCGGTCTTCCTGTCCACCAGCGCCAAGGACACCAGCGGCAAGTGGCGGGCCGCACCGCTTCCACAGTGGACGGCGGGCGACAACAAGTCCGGCAACTGGGGCGGGTCGACGTCCGCGGTCATCAAGTCCACCAAGAACCCGATCGCGGCCGCCAAGTTCGCCGAGTTCCTCAACACCGACGCGGAGTCCACCCGGCTCTTCGCCACCGAGCAGTTCCTCTTCCCGCCGACGAGGGCGCTACTGGCCGACCCGAGCTTCACCGGGCAGAAGCCGGCGTTCTACGGTGGACAGACGGTCAACGAGCTCTTCGCGGGCATCAGCGACACGGTCTCCACCGGCTTCACCTGGCCGCCGTTCCTGGACCAGACGGTCAGCGACTGGGACGAGACGGTCGGCAAGTCGCTGGCCGACAAGGCGGACACCTCGGCCGCGCTCGACCAATGGCAGTCCCGTATCACGACGTACGCCAAGAACCAGGGATTCACGGTCGGGTAGGCGGATGTCCACAGTGACCACCAACACGATCCCGCGGCGGGCCCGGCGGGCGCAAGCCCGCCAGGCCGCCAGCGGCTACCTGTTCGTCGCGCCGTTCCTGGTCGTCTTCCTGGCGATGCTCGTGCTGCCGCTGCTGTACGCCGCGTACCTGAGCCTGTTCAAGGAGCAGCTCATCGGTGGTACGACGTTCGCCGGGCTGGACAACTACCGCCGCGCCCTCACCGACGACCAGCTCGTCGAGGGCGTCGTGCGGGTCGGCAAGTTCTTCCTCCTGCAGGTGCCCCTCATGCTGGGCCTGGCGCTGTTCTTCGCGCTCGCGCTGGACAGCGGCGTGCTGCGCCTGGCGAGGGTGTTCCGGCTGGGCATCTTCGTCCCGTACGCGGTGCCCAGCGTCGTGGCCACCCTCATGTGGGGCTACCTGTACGGCCCGGACTTCGGCCCGATCGCGCAGCTCGCCGACAAGCTGGGCGTCACCGCGCCGAAGTTCCTCAGCGACGACCTGATGCTCGGCTCCCTGGCGAACGTCGTCACGTGGGAGTACACCGGCTACAACATGATCATCCTGTACGCGGCCCTGCGCGCCATCCCGAGCGAGCTGTACGAGGCCGCGGCCGTCGACGGGGCGGGCGCGTGGCGTACCGCGTGGAGCGTGAAGATCCCGGCGATCCGGCCGGCGCTGATGCTCGCCCTCATCTTCTCGGTGATCGGCAGCTTCCAGCTCTTCAACGAGCCCAACCTGTTGCAGCGGCTGGCACCCAACGTCATCGCCAACTCCTACACGCCCAACCTGTACGCGTACTCGCTGGCCTTCACCAGCCAGGAGGTGAACTACGCGGCGGCCGTGTCGTTCCTGCTCGGACTCGTCATCGTCGTCGTGTCGTACGCGTTCCTGCTCATCGGAAACCGCCGGAGGGCGTCGTGACCCGGCGGCGCCCGCGCAGCACCCTGCTGTTCCTGGCGATGCTCGCCTTCCTGGTGTACTTCCTGCTGCCGCTCTTCTGGCTCGTCGTCGCCTCCACCAAGACCACCGGCGACCTGTTCAACAGCTTCGGGCTGTGGTTCAGCGGCGACTTCTCCTTGCTGTCCAACGCCCGTGAGACCCTGACGTACGACGGCGGCGTCTACAGCCGCTGGCTGCTCAACACCGCGGTGTACGCCGTGGTGAGCGCGGGCGGCGCGGCGCTGCTGGCCGCGCTCGGCGGCTACGGGTTCGCGAAGTACAAGTTCCGCGGCAACGGCCTGCTCTTCAACGCGGTCCTCGGCTCCATCATGGTGCCGGCCACGGCGCTGGCGATCCCGACGTACCTGCTCTTCAGCAAGGTCGGGCTCGTCAACACGCCGTGGGCCATCATCCTGCCCTCGCTGGTGAGCCCGTTCGGGCTCTACCTGATGCGCGTCTACACCGAGGAGGCGGTGCCGGACAGCCTCATCGAGGCGGCCCGCATCGACGGCGCCAGCGAGTTTCGCATCTTCTGGCAGGTGGCGCTGCGGCTGCTCGCGCCGGGCCTCGTCACGGTGCTGCTCTTCACGCTCGTCGCGACGTGGAACAACTACTTCCTGCCACTCATCATGCTCAACGACCCGTCGCTCTACCCCGTCACCGTGGGCCTGGCCAACTGGTCGTCGCAGGCGCAGGCCGGCGGCGGCGCGACCGGCGGGCTGCTGTCCTTGGTGGTGACGGGCTCCCTGTTGTCCGTCATCCCACTCATCGCCGCCTTCCTGATGCTGCAACGGTATTGGCAGAGCGGCCTGGCCACCGGAGGAGTCAAGCAATGACCGATGGTCGCGTGCTGTTCGGCGCCGCGTACTACTACGAGTACCAGCCCCACGAGTTGCTGAAGACGGACCTGGACCTGATGGCTGACGCCGGGTTCACGGTGATCCGGGTCGGCGAGTCCGTGTGGTCCACCTGGGAGCCCGAGGACGGCGTGTTCGACCTGGACTGGCTCCAGCCGGTCCTGGACGGCGCGCACGACCGGGGCATCGCCGTGGTGCTCGGCACGCCGACGTACGCGGTGCCGCCATGGCTGGCCCGGCGATACCCGGAGATCGCGGGGGAGCGCGCGACCGGTCAGCGGATCCCCTGGGGCGGCCGGCAGGAGGTGGACTTCACGCACCCGGCGTTCCGCTTCCACGCCGAGCGGGTGATCCGCAAGATGGTCGCCCGGTACGCGAACCATCCGGCCGTCGTGGGCTTCCAGGTGGACAACGAGCCGGGCAACGAGCTGCTGCACAACCACGGCGTGTTCCAGCGGTTCGTCGACCACCTGCGGGAGCGCTACGGCGACGTGGAAACGCTCAACCGCGAATGGGGCCTAGTCTACTGGTCGCACCGGCTGTCCACCTGGGCCGACCTGTGGGTGCCGGACGGCAACTACCAGCCCCAGTACGACCTGGCGTGGCGGCGCTTCCAGGCCACGCTCGTCGACGAGTTCATCGCCTGGCAGGCCGGCATCGTCCGGGAGTACGCCCGGCCGGGACAGTTCGTCACCACCTGCATCTCGTACGACCGGCCGGCAGTGTCCGATGAGGACCTCACCCGGAGCCTCGACGTCACGGCGGGCAACCCGTACTACGTGATGCAGGACGGGTTCGCGGTGCCGGCGGGGGAGTCGGCGCGGCAGTTCTGGCTGACCGAGGGCACCTGGGCGCTGTACCTGACCGCCGACCGGATGTTCTCGTCCCGGCAGGAGCCGTTCCTCGTCACGGAGACGAACGCGCAGTCCATCGGCTACCCATGGACAAACCAGCCCGGGTACGACGGCCAGTGGCGCCAAGCCGCCTGGGCGCTCGTCTCCCGGGGGGCGCGCATGGTGGAGTACTGGCAGTGGCGCAGCATCCACTTCGGCACCGAGACGTACTGGGGCGGCGTGCTCCCGCACAGCGGCCGGCCCGGACGGACGTACCGGGAACTGGCCCGGATCGGCGCGGAGCTGGCGACCGCCGGCGATCTGGTGGCGGGCCTCGTCCCGGACGCCGACGTCGCGCTGCTCTACTCGACGCCGAGCAAGTGGGCGCTGTCGGCCCAGCCGCAGCTGGCCACGCCGGACGGCGGGCCGGACCGCCGCACGTACCAGACCATCATCGAGCAGTTCTACCGCGGCGCGTTCGACGCCGGGCTCCAGGTGCGGGTGCTGCACGCCGGGCAACTGGGTGATCCGGCCGCCTTCGCCGCCCGCCATCCGGTGCTCGTCGCGCCCGGGCTCTACATCGCGGACGACTCCATATTGGACGCGCTAGCGGCGTACGCGGAGGCCGGTGGGCACCTGGTGCTCGGACCCCGCTCCGCGTACGCGGACCCGGAGGCGCGGGCCCGCCGCGAGGTCCAGCCGGCGCGGCTCGCCGGCGCGGCCGGCGTCTGGTACGACGAGTTCTCCAACCTGACCGCCGACGTGCCGGTACGCGCCGCGGACACCTCGCCGCTGCGGCTGCCGGACGGGGCGGCCGCCACCCGATGGGTCGACGGGCTGCAATTGGACGGCGCCGAGGTGCTCGCCGGCTACGAGCACCCCCACTTTGGACGGTGGCCGGCCGCGACCACCCGGGCGTACGGGGCGGGCCGCATCACGTACGTCGGTACCGTGCCGTCGGCGGGGCTGGCCGAGGCGCTCTTCCGCTGGGCGGTGCCGGACGTGACGGGCTGGCGCGACACCCCGCCCACGGTCACCTCCACCGGCGCGACCGCTCCTGACGGGCGCCGCGTCCGCTTCCTGCACAACTGGTCCTGGGAGCCGGCCACGGTAACCGCCCCCGAGCCGGTGCGGGACGTCCTGTCCGGCGCCGAGTACGAGGCGGGCGCCGCCCTAACCCTGACCGCCTGGGACGTCCGCATCCT
Coding sequences within:
- a CDS encoding carbohydrate ABC transporter permease — protein: MTRRRPRSTLLFLAMLAFLVYFLLPLFWLVVASTKTTGDLFNSFGLWFSGDFSLLSNARETLTYDGGVYSRWLLNTAVYAVVSAGGAALLAALGGYGFAKYKFRGNGLLFNAVLGSIMVPATALAIPTYLLFSKVGLVNTPWAIILPSLVSPFGLYLMRVYTEEAVPDSLIEAARIDGASEFRIFWQVALRLLAPGLVTVLLFTLVATWNNYFLPLIMLNDPSLYPVTVGLANWSSQAQAGGGATGGLLSLVVTGSLLSVIPLIAAFLMLQRYWQSGLATGGVKQ
- a CDS encoding ABC transporter substrate-binding protein translates to MTLRRSAMRWLAFGVATTLTLAACGGGDDGGSGQTTASVSQADIDKAMQTPTELTFWTWVPQIEKEVALFEKKYPAIKVNVVNAGQGEPQYTKLRTALKAGSGAPDVVQIEFQYIPTFTITDSLLDLRPYGAEALKSQFVDWTWQQVTGRNGEVWAIPQDTGPMGMLYRQDIFDKYGIQPPKTWDEFAAAARKLHAADPDVYITNLASNQNGVWMGLLWQAGAKPFTSSAPDQISVNVNDATSKKLADYWSGLAKEGVVSTDPDFTDQWYQALNRGKYATWLTAAWGPVFLSTSAKDTSGKWRAAPLPQWTAGDNKSGNWGGSTSAVIKSTKNPIAAAKFAEFLNTDAESTRLFATEQFLFPPTRALLADPSFTGQKPAFYGGQTVNELFAGISDTVSTGFTWPPFLDQTVSDWDETVGKSLADKADTSAALDQWQSRITTYAKNQGFTVG
- a CDS encoding carbohydrate ABC transporter permease; protein product: MSTVTTNTIPRRARRAQARQAASGYLFVAPFLVVFLAMLVLPLLYAAYLSLFKEQLIGGTTFAGLDNYRRALTDDQLVEGVVRVGKFFLLQVPLMLGLALFFALALDSGVLRLARVFRLGIFVPYAVPSVVATLMWGYLYGPDFGPIAQLADKLGVTAPKFLSDDLMLGSLANVVTWEYTGYNMIILYAALRAIPSELYEAAAVDGAGAWRTAWSVKIPAIRPALMLALIFSVIGSFQLFNEPNLLQRLAPNVIANSYTPNLYAYSLAFTSQEVNYAAAVSFLLGLVIVVVSYAFLLIGNRRRAS
- a CDS encoding ROK family transcriptional regulator, producing the protein MDLSANERLVLDALAGGGVASRAELSARTGLPKTTVGGIVDRLLRRGAVTQRPPAPRAGRGRPAGALALATPSGPVAVLALSHTTIRAAAVGWDGTVLAHRQDALAGDRDEERVIGRGVDLLTDALAEAGLRPDQASRAVVGVPAAYERGVGPTLGRIPETAREAVPGLAEVFGWLRSDPAPAVGARLGVPAVAENYANLAALGEAAFGAGRGVDSFVYVKVVEGVGAGLILGGRLHRGARGMAGELAHVQVLDDGPWCVCGSRGCLATTYGGFVPPFRPAYPTPLTVADIGRLAAAGERGTRRIMADAGRRVGRVLADMCVLLSPDAFIVDGMLGAAAEPFVAGVREMIDRHTPGVLADTVRVLPGELGDRAELLGAVALARTDRP
- a CDS encoding beta-galactosidase — protein: MTDGRVLFGAAYYYEYQPHELLKTDLDLMADAGFTVIRVGESVWSTWEPEDGVFDLDWLQPVLDGAHDRGIAVVLGTPTYAVPPWLARRYPEIAGERATGQRIPWGGRQEVDFTHPAFRFHAERVIRKMVARYANHPAVVGFQVDNEPGNELLHNHGVFQRFVDHLRERYGDVETLNREWGLVYWSHRLSTWADLWVPDGNYQPQYDLAWRRFQATLVDEFIAWQAGIVREYARPGQFVTTCISYDRPAVSDEDLTRSLDVTAGNPYYVMQDGFAVPAGESARQFWLTEGTWALYLTADRMFSSRQEPFLVTETNAQSIGYPWTNQPGYDGQWRQAAWALVSRGARMVEYWQWRSIHFGTETYWGGVLPHSGRPGRTYRELARIGAELATAGDLVAGLVPDADVALLYSTPSKWALSAQPQLATPDGGPDRRTYQTIIEQFYRGAFDAGLQVRVLHAGQLGDPAAFAARHPVLVAPGLYIADDSILDALAAYAEAGGHLVLGPRSAYADPEARARREVQPARLAGAAGVWYDEFSNLTADVPVRAADTSPLRLPDGAAATRWVDGLQLDGAEVLAGYEHPHFGRWPAATTRAYGAGRITYVGTVPSAGLAEALFRWAVPDVTGWRDTPPTVTSTGATAPDGRRVRFLHNWSWEPATVTAPEPVRDVLSGAEYEAGAALTLTAWDVRILHPRP
- a CDS encoding LacI family DNA-binding transcriptional regulator, which encodes MPESPPRRPPGSTDVARLAGVSQKTVSRVMNGERYVSVDVRDRVLAAARELGYRRNTAARALNLGKFHRIGVVTLGSALYGPAQTLVALERAVRGVGYSLSLVTILEGQAGITQAMEALLDQGVDGIILSDPVDEGEGVRLELDVPVVSLGPMPGLAGPNVLVLDDEGVVAGRVATEHLLGLGHATVWHVAGPSRWFSARDRVRGWRQALAAAGVPEPPVIEGDWSPTSGYAAGRQLARVADLTAVFVANDEMAVGVMRAFAEAGRRVPDDVSVVGIDDIPISAYLSPPLTTVRQEFDVMAAHGLELLVERIEDTSPPTPHDEPPVHLVVRESTAPPH
- a CDS encoding carboxylesterase/lipase family protein, whose protein sequence is MRKVLIAVASAAAVVATALPAMGNLGGGPDPAYPGQYPVVHTDKGAVRGEAKSLVTVYKGIPYAAPPVGALRWKAPKPAAQWKGVRDATQFGGSCVQGTGWDPGYDKPTLTEDCLYLNVYRPTDTSKKNLPVFVWNHGGGNTGGAGRDTNPDKFVTRQDVVYVTINYRLGAMGWLYTQGLDSENTDGSAGNFGLLDQQAALRWVQKNIRAFGGNPDNVTLAGQSAGARNTCTQLASPSAAGLFDRVILQSGGCNAPGRTRAEATVSGDRFAAELGCPTGAGQVSCLRAKSPADVLATQGKVAQSVSVVGTKVLPTDPLDLLKAGKLTNLPVLVGGTSDESQQSVFGQYDYRGNPVTPAQLDALIAGAYPNGAAQIRALYPAANYKSPTVAWGTIQSDQRACRDQTLRDRLARDTRTYAYEFAEKDGPPFTSIWRLHTDYPFGATHVNDLGYLWDYLGTALPFSTAQVDLSNQMISYWGSFAQDGNPDVRYAPAWPRYAPQGNLLQFAAPSAQRVSHAQIGTEHHCSLWDAVSPAV